A genome region from Bacillaceae bacterium IKA-2 includes the following:
- a CDS encoding BCCT family transporter gives MKNIRHTVFWPPFLLLIGAAILSFASKDTFVKGTTDANNWVIANMGWLFSLTGLLMVGACVAVYFSPLGNVRIGGAKAKPMLGYVSWFAITLTTTIATLTFWALVEPVYHVSSPPLSLGIEPNSAEAALFSMSTLFLHWTITPYAIYTVPTIVFAFAYYNMRKPYSLSSALAPLLGDKMNSRTGAIVDGVSLYTLALGMAASMGTSILNLSGGINHITGIKSTPLLWGIVAAVVTATFVISASTGLMKGIRVLSNINMRVFVIITIFVFIVGPTTYILNLSTESLGVYLSNFFEKSLFTGGASGDLWPQWWTTFYWASWFAWALVISLFLGRIAYGYKVKTVILVNFVLPAAFGVIWMSVFGGTAISMQMAGGALSEVMANNGPEAVIYAVFAALPLSKIVIPFFIFIVFITFVTACDSNIAAMSGISSTGITPESPEPGIMIKVIWGVTVSIISWTMISFANIDGVKMLNNLGGVPALFLSFLVFGSLIKIMIAPHKYDKTEQEDKTDDSLSRGNQSAS, from the coding sequence ATGAAAAATATTAGACATACTGTGTTTTGGCCGCCTTTCCTTTTACTGATTGGAGCAGCTATCCTAAGCTTTGCGAGTAAAGATACTTTTGTAAAAGGAACAACAGACGCAAATAATTGGGTTATCGCTAACATGGGATGGTTATTTAGCTTAACAGGATTATTGATGGTTGGTGCTTGTGTTGCAGTTTATTTTTCTCCGTTAGGAAATGTCCGTATCGGAGGGGCTAAAGCTAAACCAATGTTAGGTTATGTAAGTTGGTTTGCGATTACATTAACAACTACGATTGCTACGCTTACGTTTTGGGCATTGGTAGAGCCAGTTTATCATGTGTCATCGCCTCCACTATCATTAGGTATTGAACCGAATAGTGCTGAAGCTGCCTTGTTTTCAATGTCCACGTTATTTCTACACTGGACTATAACGCCTTATGCAATCTACACTGTTCCTACCATTGTATTTGCATTTGCCTATTATAATATGCGGAAACCTTATAGCTTGAGCTCCGCCCTGGCACCTCTTCTTGGTGATAAAATGAATAGCAGAACCGGTGCTATCGTCGATGGAGTTTCTCTCTATACATTGGCCCTTGGTATGGCAGCCTCGATGGGAACAAGTATTTTAAACCTTTCTGGAGGAATTAATCATATTACCGGTATAAAAAGTACTCCTCTCCTTTGGGGGATCGTCGCTGCTGTAGTTACAGCTACCTTTGTGATTTCGGCTTCAACCGGACTGATGAAGGGAATAAGGGTTCTTTCTAATATCAACATGAGAGTATTTGTAATTATTACCATATTTGTATTTATAGTTGGTCCTACTACTTATATCTTAAATTTAAGTACAGAATCATTGGGAGTTTATCTAAGCAACTTTTTCGAGAAAAGTTTATTTACTGGTGGGGCATCAGGAGACCTATGGCCGCAGTGGTGGACAACTTTTTATTGGGCTAGTTGGTTTGCTTGGGCTCTTGTCATATCACTGTTTTTAGGAAGAATTGCTTATGGTTATAAAGTGAAAACGGTTATATTGGTTAATTTTGTTTTACCTGCAGCATTTGGAGTGATTTGGATGTCTGTGTTTGGTGGAACTGCTATTTCTATGCAAATGGCAGGAGGAGCTCTTTCCGAGGTAATGGCAAACAATGGACCGGAAGCTGTTATCTATGCCGTGTTTGCAGCCTTGCCTTTGTCAAAAATAGTAATTCCATTCTTTATATTTATTGTCTTTATCACTTTTGTAACGGCTTGCGATTCCAATATTGCAGCTATGAGTGGAATAAGTTCAACTGGAATTACTCCAGAAAGCCCTGAACCTGGAATCATGATTAAAGTCATTTGGGGTGTTACCGTCAGTATCATCTCTTGGACTATGATCAGTTTTGCAAATATCGACGGTGTCAAAATGCTGAACAATCTTGGCGGGGTACCAGCCTTATTTCTATCGTTTCTAGTATTTGGATCTTTAATCAAGATCATGATAGCTCCTCATAAATATGATAAAACAGAACAAGAAGACAAAACTGACGATTCTTTATCGCGTGGGAACCAATCTGCATCCTAA
- a CDS encoding dihydrofolate reductase family protein, with product MSKKRKLVLFIATSLDGYIATEKESLEWLFNVEGEGDNGYSEFYETVDTILMGKKTYDWVLKNVDGDFPYKNKECYVFTRSSIKDTENVKFVNEDVGSFTNSLKDQEGKNIWIVGGGDLLHSFIQEKLVDEFILTVAPTIIGNGIRLFKEANHQLELSLKGTRRFNQFVELHYVKKGSEPIVHTKIR from the coding sequence ATGAGTAAAAAAAGGAAATTGGTATTGTTTATTGCTACAAGCTTAGATGGCTACATAGCTACAGAAAAAGAGTCTTTAGAGTGGTTATTTAATGTTGAGGGTGAAGGGGATAATGGCTATTCAGAGTTTTATGAAACTGTAGATACAATTTTAATGGGTAAAAAAACATATGATTGGGTATTAAAAAATGTAGATGGCGATTTCCCCTATAAAAATAAAGAATGTTACGTATTTACAAGATCTTCTATTAAGGATACTGAAAATGTAAAATTTGTAAATGAAGATGTAGGTAGTTTTACTAATAGTCTAAAAGATCAAGAAGGTAAAAATATTTGGATTGTTGGTGGAGGGGATTTACTACACTCTTTTATACAAGAAAAATTAGTTGATGAGTTTATCCTAACGGTTGCCCCAACTATAATTGGAAATGGCATTCGGTTATTTAAGGAGGCGAATCATCAATTAGAGCTGTCATTAAAAGGGACAAGACGTTTTAATCAATTTGTTGAATTACATTATGTTAAAAAAGGTAGTGAGCCAATTGTACATACAAAAATTAGATAA
- a CDS encoding NERD domain-containing protein, which translates to MLKHIMQSFTDKRDITAPIFKKEFDNTPAYLIELESLLGDSSKYFNNTLVSKHIDLFKQGLFGESAVNYELKNSMLPFIGFHDVSIVDGDLSAQIDFIVVSHSVIYIIETKKLYGDIEINSSGEFIRKFKNRNGRVVKSEGMYSPITQSARHVRILSEYLKKNGLIQTLSVKSIVVLANPKSIVNKSKAPNDIQNSIIKVDQLVSFLTKEFATLKKKNFMLDKQVYQIADFLSENHKPKPLDVDKYKVKTDEVAATVESIPEPELKPELEVAVIKQSHSDEDLSIELKAYRLSQSKKELVKAYLIFYNSTLDEIVAEKPSNAVELLKISGFGKVKVEKYGAEIIEIVRKYV; encoded by the coding sequence ATGTTAAAGCATATTATGCAATCCTTTACCGATAAACGTGACATAACTGCACCGATATTTAAGAAAGAGTTTGATAATACTCCAGCCTATTTAATCGAACTAGAGAGTTTATTAGGTGACAGTAGTAAGTATTTTAATAATACTCTTGTATCAAAGCATATTGATCTTTTTAAACAGGGTTTATTTGGCGAGTCGGCAGTAAATTATGAATTAAAAAATTCAATGCTACCATTTATCGGTTTTCATGATGTCAGCATAGTTGATGGAGATCTCTCAGCTCAGATAGATTTTATCGTCGTTAGTCATAGTGTCATTTATATTATTGAAACAAAAAAACTATATGGAGATATTGAGATCAATTCAAGTGGCGAATTTATCCGTAAGTTTAAAAATAGAAACGGCAGGGTTGTTAAAAGTGAGGGAATGTATAGCCCAATCACGCAAAGCGCCAGACACGTTAGAATCTTATCTGAATATTTGAAGAAAAATGGTCTTATCCAAACCTTATCGGTGAAATCAATCGTTGTCTTAGCTAATCCGAAATCAATTGTTAATAAATCCAAGGCACCAAACGATATCCAAAATTCAATTATTAAAGTAGACCAACTTGTTAGTTTTTTAACAAAAGAATTTGCTACATTAAAAAAGAAAAATTTTATGCTTGATAAACAAGTTTATCAAATAGCGGACTTTTTGTCAGAAAATCATAAACCAAAACCATTAGATGTAGATAAATATAAAGTGAAGACAGATGAGGTTGCAGCTACAGTTGAATCAATACCTGAACCTGAACTAAAACCTGAGCTAGAAGTAGCGGTAATTAAACAATCACATTCAGATGAGGATCTGAGTATTGAGTTAAAAGCCTACAGATTATCTCAATCAAAAAAAGAACTTGTTAAGGCGTATTTAATCTTCTATAACTCTACCTTAGATGAAATCGTTGCTGAAAAGCCGTCTAATGCAGTGGAATTATTAAAGATCAGTGGTTTTGGAAAAGTAAAGGTTGAGAAATATGGAGCGGAAATTATAGAAATTGTAAGGAAATATGTTTAG
- a CDS encoding 5'-nucleotidase: MGYKIDDKFVVGIASSALFELTDCDSVFREKGEDEYRKYQRENEKVVLGKGVAFPLIKRLLSMNGPEASDQPVEVVLLSRNDPDTGLRVMKSIEFYKLSISRAIFVTGNDPFIYMNAFNACLFLSGNIADVKQAVAQGLPAGCVFPTDFIDDEEDDELRIAFDFDGIIADDSAEAVYKQGAIDLFHQHEQLKAGEPLPEGPLLRFFIEISKLQKRELDKKIENQAYRPKIRVAIATARNAPAHERVISTLRKLDIRIDEAFFLGGIDKERVLKIFKPHIFFDDQEGHIEGVARIAPSVHVPFGVRNT, encoded by the coding sequence TTGGGATATAAAATAGATGATAAATTTGTTGTTGGAATTGCTTCTAGTGCCTTGTTTGAACTAACGGATTGTGATTCGGTTTTTAGAGAAAAGGGCGAAGACGAATATAGGAAGTATCAAAGGGAAAATGAAAAAGTGGTACTAGGTAAAGGAGTGGCTTTCCCACTAATAAAGAGATTACTCAGTATGAATGGACCGGAAGCTAGTGATCAGCCTGTTGAAGTTGTTTTATTATCACGGAATGACCCTGATACTGGACTTCGAGTAATGAAGTCAATTGAATTTTATAAACTCTCTATTAGTCGCGCAATTTTTGTGACTGGTAATGATCCTTTTATTTATATGAATGCATTTAATGCCTGTTTATTTTTATCAGGAAATATAGCTGATGTTAAACAGGCTGTTGCTCAAGGACTTCCGGCAGGGTGTGTATTTCCAACAGATTTTATTGATGATGAAGAAGATGATGAACTTAGAATAGCGTTTGATTTTGATGGAATTATTGCTGATGATTCAGCTGAAGCTGTATATAAGCAAGGTGCAATAGATCTATTTCATCAACATGAACAATTAAAGGCAGGCGAACCATTGCCCGAGGGACCGTTGTTACGTTTTTTTATCGAAATTTCAAAGCTTCAAAAAAGAGAGTTAGATAAAAAAATAGAAAACCAAGCTTATCGACCAAAAATAAGAGTAGCTATCGCAACAGCAAGAAATGCTCCTGCACATGAACGGGTAATTTCTACGCTGAGAAAACTAGATATTCGAATTGATGAGGCATTTTTCTTAGGAGGTATTGATAAAGAAAGGGTATTGAAGATTTTCAAACCACATATATTCTTCGATGACCAGGAAGGGCATATTGAAGGGGTTGCAAGAATTGCTCCTTCTGTTCATGTACCATTTGGAGTTAGGAATACGTAA
- a CDS encoding GNAT family N-acetyltransferase yields the protein MDFNWLEWLGYLASLIVLISLLMSSIIKLRWINLLGSSLFSLYGFFIGALPVGLMNLGIVIINIYYLVKIYSAKNEYFKILSIEKDSEYFNHFLNFYKEGLKKFADPSKLKANTNEVSFFVLRNMVPAGLFLGSKHDENTLKVELDFVIPEYRDFKIGRFIYEESKDHFLDKGYNRLISYSSNDKHIDYLRKMGFEKKEENGSKYFQKLITK from the coding sequence ATGGATTTTAATTGGTTAGAATGGTTAGGTTATTTAGCTTCCCTTATTGTCCTTATTTCTTTATTAATGAGTTCAATTATTAAGCTAAGATGGATCAATTTATTAGGGTCAAGCTTGTTTTCACTATATGGATTTTTTATAGGTGCTTTACCTGTTGGGTTAATGAACTTAGGTATCGTCATCATTAACATATACTATCTAGTAAAGATATATAGTGCTAAGAATGAATACTTTAAGATTCTCTCAATTGAAAAGGATTCCGAGTATTTTAACCATTTCCTAAATTTCTATAAAGAAGGACTCAAAAAGTTTGCAGATCCTTCTAAGCTAAAAGCAAACACAAACGAAGTTAGCTTTTTTGTTTTAAGAAACATGGTGCCAGCGGGTCTTTTTTTAGGTTCTAAGCACGATGAGAATACTTTAAAGGTAGAACTCGATTTTGTTATTCCAGAATATAGAGATTTTAAAATTGGACGCTTTATATACGAAGAAAGTAAGGATCACTTCTTAGATAAAGGCTATAACAGGTTAATTAGCTATTCATCAAACGATAAACATATCGATTATTTAAGAAAAATGGGCTTTGAAAAAAAAGAAGAGAATGGAAGTAAATATTTCCAAAAGTTAATAACGAAATAG
- a CDS encoding alpha/beta fold hydrolase, whose protein sequence is MKSKKSWIMKVIAIIFVLSVSITFAINTVIANNVISSMADVRVEINDKMFEEYELIGEQIEVISNDGLKINAYIFPNNHSKGNVLILHGMHGMDASSLFDYAKFIYDAGFTPVNIDMRAHGKSEGESLSFGYNEVYDVDAVITYLKEDQRFKEVPIILYGLSMGGSTAINTAANSEHVDGVIAVSPFMSIQNQVADYMARDGMPAIFIKVFQPSVNLVLSHKFDVSPKKETPVNSIRNLPNMPILIIHGDEDTQTAVYQAKSLYESSSSDKTEIWIVEGKDHLIVEDVLDDKSGFYREKIINFLELIQEKVIVNYSIIEF, encoded by the coding sequence ATGAAATCAAAGAAAAGTTGGATTATGAAAGTAATAGCAATCATTTTTGTTTTATCAGTTAGTATTACCTTCGCTATCAATACAGTCATAGCAAACAATGTCATATCCTCAATGGCAGATGTTAGAGTTGAAATCAATGATAAAATGTTTGAAGAGTACGAATTAATCGGCGAACAAATTGAAGTTATTAGTAATGATGGCCTGAAAATTAACGCATATATTTTCCCGAATAATCATTCAAAAGGAAATGTTCTTATTCTTCATGGCATGCATGGAATGGACGCTTCATCTCTTTTTGATTATGCAAAGTTTATTTATGATGCTGGATTTACTCCAGTGAATATTGACATGCGAGCACATGGTAAAAGTGAAGGTGAAAGTTTATCCTTTGGTTACAATGAGGTATATGATGTAGACGCAGTGATTACGTACCTTAAAGAAGATCAGAGATTTAAAGAAGTCCCTATTATCTTATATGGATTATCTATGGGTGGAAGTACGGCGATAAATACAGCAGCTAACTCAGAACATGTAGATGGAGTAATTGCTGTTAGTCCGTTTATGTCGATCCAAAATCAAGTCGCAGATTATATGGCAAGGGACGGAATGCCAGCTATATTCATTAAGGTGTTTCAACCATCTGTTAATCTAGTGTTGTCGCACAAATTCGATGTCAGTCCTAAAAAAGAAACTCCAGTGAATTCTATCAGGAATTTACCGAACATGCCGATCCTTATCATTCATGGCGATGAAGATACCCAGACTGCCGTTTATCAGGCAAAATCGTTATATGAAAGTTCGAGTAGTGATAAAACTGAGATTTGGATTGTAGAAGGTAAAGACCATTTAATTGTTGAAGATGTACTAGATGATAAAAGCGGATTTTATCGAGAAAAGATTATTAATTTTTTAGAATTGATCCAGGAAAAAGTAATCGTTAATTATTCTATCATTGAGTTTTAA
- a CDS encoding DUF1287 domain-containing protein translates to MKLKKLFFSLFCFFLIGAMIFVLFYKNGVFLDTLNITIENPFVSSLEIPEDYSQIDSNNNGIPDPLDIVNAARKEVEQRTRYESNYYAGGYPPEEEGVCTDVIWRALFAIDVNLKDIMDEDIYHFTKLYPRVNGTPEPNIDFRRVPNQYVFFERHVDSLTTELIPGNVENLRQWQPGDIVLFLEGFHHVAIISDKRAKDGTPYIIHNNPPFAAEIKLTSISTPIAGHYRWRY, encoded by the coding sequence ATGAAGTTAAAAAAACTATTTTTTTCGCTGTTTTGTTTTTTTCTCATCGGAGCTATGATCTTTGTTCTCTTTTATAAAAATGGCGTGTTTCTTGATACGTTAAATATTACGATTGAAAACCCATTTGTGAGTAGTCTCGAAATTCCTGAAGATTACTCACAAATTGACAGTAACAATAATGGCATTCCTGACCCTCTTGATATCGTCAACGCAGCTCGAAAGGAAGTTGAGCAACGAACAAGATATGAAAGTAATTACTATGCTGGTGGCTATCCGCCTGAAGAAGAAGGGGTTTGTACAGATGTAATTTGGCGAGCTTTATTTGCAATCGATGTTAATTTAAAAGATATAATGGATGAAGATATTTATCATTTCACTAAATTATATCCAAGAGTCAATGGAACTCCTGAACCAAACATCGATTTTAGAAGAGTACCTAATCAATATGTATTTTTCGAAAGACACGTTGATTCACTGACAACAGAACTAATACCTGGGAATGTTGAGAATTTAAGACAGTGGCAACCGGGTGATATTGTCTTATTTCTTGAAGGCTTTCATCATGTAGCGATCATTTCTGATAAAAGAGCAAAGGACGGCACACCTTATATTATCCATAATAATCCACCATTTGCTGCCGAAATTAAGTTAACATCAATATCGACTCCAATAGCAGGACATTACCGTTGGCGTTATTGA